A genomic stretch from Candidatus Brocadiia bacterium includes:
- a CDS encoding tetratricopeptide repeat protein: MLQAKKLIIPTIIIILLAGSMASAEVVLLKDGNKYVGKVEEQGDKYKITTPDGAISVAKDRVKAVYKDSGVILRETYDVLTKTQEMISGANKIQDGKERNATLEKAVELLTESRNACDSVVDVYPTKEQVPIYTRIKDINEAIKQAKFLMVSNQANPPPPPPKPEDSGDKPAKKPKPAIDPKKIEGAEIFFTNGCDSLTAKKYEEARDAFSKAINYNPEYAEAYAKLGDTLEALKYEENAYENYQRCLEIINDMESPTPIQLSLRDEVTKKTDKFRALEEKLSGLNKDFIAKLIELANQCMTDADYSLCEEIYNLILQVEENNAEATAGLQKAREELEKEKAKEKEKAKESE; this comes from the coding sequence ATGTTGCAAGCCAAAAAATTGATAATCCCGACAATCATTATTATCCTGCTGGCCGGCTCTATGGCCTCAGCCGAGGTGGTCCTGCTCAAGGATGGCAACAAATACGTCGGCAAGGTCGAGGAACAGGGCGATAAGTACAAGATTACCACCCCGGACGGCGCCATCAGCGTCGCTAAGGACCGGGTCAAGGCCGTCTACAAGGATTCCGGCGTCATCCTGCGCGAGACCTACGACGTCCTGACCAAGACCCAGGAGATGATATCCGGCGCCAACAAGATTCAGGACGGCAAGGAACGCAACGCCACCCTGGAAAAGGCGGTCGAACTGCTGACCGAATCGCGCAACGCCTGCGACAGCGTCGTCGACGTCTACCCCACCAAGGAACAGGTACCCATCTACACCCGGATAAAAGACATCAACGAAGCCATCAAGCAAGCCAAGTTCCTGATGGTCAGCAACCAGGCAAACCCGCCGCCTCCGCCGCCAAAACCCGAAGACAGCGGCGACAAGCCGGCCAAGAAACCCAAACCGGCCATCGACCCCAAAAAGATAGAAGGCGCCGAGATATTCTTCACCAACGGCTGTGATTCACTCACCGCCAAGAAATACGAAGAAGCCCGAGACGCTTTCAGCAAGGCCATCAACTATAACCCCGAATACGCCGAGGCCTACGCCAAGCTGGGCGACACGCTGGAAGCGCTCAAGTACGAAGAAAACGCCTACGAAAACTACCAGCGCTGCCTGGAAATCATCAACGATATGGAATCGCCCACCCCGATACAGCTGTCCCTGCGCGATGAGGTCACCAAAAAGACCGACAAGTTCCGCGCCCTGGAGGAAAAACTGTCCGGACTCAACAAGGACTTCATCGCCAAACTAATCGAGCTGGCCAACCAGTGCATGACCGACGCCGATTACTCCCTGTGCGAGGAAATATATAACCTGATACTCCAGGTCGAGGAAAACAACGCCGAAGCAACGGCCGGCCTGCAGAAGGCGCGCGAGGAGCTGGAAAAGGAAAAGGCCAAGGAAAAAGAGAAGGCCAAGGAATCAGAATAA
- a CDS encoding family 16 glycoside hydrolase: protein MKKLLSALVVSVLAVTAALAGDDNLAEAFFKSGLTQLSQNNFEEAISKFNKALTYRAEYPEALYRLGEAYEKNKQVKKSLAPYRKCQRLLTLKSGRTKDEDELFLLAAKALERTDTASRQLTKVRGAYMSGLLNLANDYANRKYPRFAGRVLQRILDIEPNHKGAQELMTKLQLAPMPVAQPNSKPEDKKPAAKGKPEKIFNGKDISNWSVAGNQQEYQNWRIESGQLVGGSKMANLECYLIWKGSLPENYKISVKFNVERTYTVYTNHAGLVYATSDAYQSIQINSNDSGTNGTLAFIKQDGKCKALLNGKVINDNIMMSGTPVVGLMTRNSHVFFSNITVEELK, encoded by the coding sequence ATGAAAAAACTGCTCTCGGCATTAGTCGTGTCTGTTCTGGCCGTGACGGCCGCCCTGGCCGGCGACGATAACCTGGCCGAGGCATTCTTCAAATCCGGCCTGACCCAATTATCACAGAACAACTTCGAAGAAGCCATTTCCAAGTTCAATAAAGCCCTGACCTACCGGGCCGAATATCCCGAGGCGCTCTACCGGCTGGGCGAAGCCTATGAAAAGAACAAACAGGTGAAAAAATCGCTGGCGCCCTACCGCAAATGCCAGCGCCTGCTGACGCTAAAATCCGGACGGACCAAGGACGAAGATGAGCTGTTCCTGCTAGCCGCCAAGGCGCTGGAGCGAACCGATACGGCCTCGCGCCAGCTGACCAAGGTCCGGGGCGCGTATATGTCCGGCCTGCTCAACCTGGCCAACGACTACGCTAACCGCAAATACCCCCGCTTCGCCGGGCGGGTGCTACAACGCATACTCGACATCGAGCCCAACCACAAAGGCGCCCAGGAACTGATGACCAAGCTCCAGTTGGCGCCGATGCCGGTGGCGCAGCCAAACTCCAAGCCCGAGGACAAGAAACCCGCAGCCAAGGGCAAACCCGAAAAGATATTCAACGGCAAGGACATCAGCAACTGGTCCGTGGCCGGCAACCAGCAGGAATACCAGAACTGGCGCATCGAGAGCGGCCAGCTGGTGGGCGGCTCCAAGATGGCCAACCTGGAATGCTACCTGATATGGAAAGGCAGCCTGCCGGAAAACTACAAAATCAGCGTCAAGTTCAACGTCGAGCGCACCTACACCGTTTACACCAACCACGCCGGCCTGGTCTACGCCACGAGCGACGCTTACCAGAGCATCCAGATAAACTCCAACGACAGCGGCACCAACGGCACGCTGGCATTCATCAAGCAGGACGGCAAATGCAAGGCGCTATTAAACGGCAAGGTCATCAATGATAATATAATGATGTCCGGCACGCCAGTGGTCGGTCTTATGACCAGAAACTCTCACGTCTTCTTCTCCAATATTACCGTGGAAGAGTTAAAGTAG
- a CDS encoding DUF2950 family protein: MKRNLWLIIALFGLAILLPQIATTESGSSGKNTPALPSPEKTKEIVLSAIDNAVNSKGYNLRKDINVDLNNKNYLTIKSDCIYKNKNQFVLNANAKINDATDERSALLHHYQNDEKSLFMSIDDIKKPDRAEIKKGEPAKDEFSEGDQIFDFLNYSVFKAIKESILNATCTGLIKSAANQPAYLINLEISPEGLRTMLKSVFTQFDEELSGKTDIINSLNLEIDAKSLFINQINQTLRIAAKNKDSTITASAEINTYFSDFNSPTIDARLADGIKNIIDKKDDLQKEKDEPSDDEKPLSKIEANEISTMAGLKMLISTQAIWRATDTDGNGIKDYWNLDVSCFYRMYRADGKTRVNYIDLSFALADAAAYSRTNPRPFGCSENIDEIENWSDAKFTPKPKNGYWFRAMQTNMEGKPFTQTEIIPKGILSGNITSFAFVAYPDIYGVTGRHVFIIDVGGTIYQIDPGSDANKVVLQWPGDPPTAVNGPGGNRWEPAE, from the coding sequence ATGAAAAGAAACCTTTGGTTGATAATAGCATTGTTTGGTTTGGCTATACTCCTGCCGCAAATCGCCACCACCGAAAGCGGCTCATCCGGTAAAAACACTCCCGCGCTCCCATCCCCCGAAAAAACCAAAGAAATCGTTCTTTCCGCAATTGATAATGCCGTTAATTCTAAGGGCTATAACCTGAGAAAAGACATTAATGTCGACCTGAATAATAAAAATTACCTCACCATTAAATCAGATTGTATTTATAAGAACAAAAATCAATTCGTACTCAATGCCAACGCGAAAATAAATGACGCCACTGATGAAAGATCAGCCTTGTTACATCATTATCAAAACGACGAAAAATCACTTTTCATGTCCATCGATGATATAAAAAAACCCGACCGCGCCGAAATAAAGAAAGGCGAACCGGCAAAAGATGAATTCTCGGAAGGCGACCAGATATTCGATTTTCTTAATTATTCCGTATTCAAAGCCATAAAAGAATCCATACTAAACGCCACCTGCACAGGCCTTATCAAATCCGCAGCCAATCAGCCCGCATATTTAATTAATCTTGAGATATCCCCGGAAGGACTTAGGACAATGCTCAAATCGGTATTTACCCAATTCGACGAAGAGCTTTCTGGAAAAACGGATATCATTAACAGCCTCAACCTTGAGATTGACGCCAAAAGCCTGTTTATCAATCAAATCAACCAGACATTGAGGATTGCCGCAAAAAATAAAGACTCAACCATAACAGCCTCGGCCGAAATCAACACCTACTTCTCAGATTTCAATAGTCCGACTATAGATGCTCGCCTGGCCGACGGCATCAAAAACATCATCGACAAGAAAGATGATTTGCAGAAGGAAAAAGATGAGCCATCCGATGATGAAAAACCGCTTTCAAAAATCGAAGCAAATGAAATTTCAACTATGGCTGGACTAAAGATGCTCATAAGCACCCAGGCCATCTGGAGAGCAACCGATACCGACGGGAACGGCATCAAGGATTACTGGAACTTGGATGTATCATGCTTTTATCGGATGTACCGGGCGGACGGCAAAACCAGGGTGAACTATATAGATCTCTCATTTGCCCTGGCAGATGCCGCCGCATACAGCCGAACTAATCCCCGGCCATTCGGATGCTCTGAAAATATAGACGAGATAGAAAACTGGTCCGACGCTAAATTCACGCCCAAGCCAAAGAACGGCTACTGGTTCCGGGCCATGCAGACTAATATGGAGGGCAAACCTTTCACCCAAACCGAAATCATACCCAAGGGCATCTTATCCGGTAATATAACCTCATTCGCTTTTGTCGCCTATCCGGATATCTACGGCGTTACCGGCCGCCATGTCTTTATTATTGATGTGGGCGGCACGATTTACCAAATCGACCCGGGCAGTGACGCCAACAAAGTCGTACTGCAATGGCCGGGCGACCCGCCAACCGCAGTCAATGGCCCCGGCGGCAATCGTTGGGAACCGGCTGAATAA
- a CDS encoding DHA2 family efflux MFS transporter permease subunit: protein MKQTNKWLVALTVVMPTFIEVLDTSVVNVALDTMGGSLSASLNETTWVSTSYLIANAIIVPLTVWLSRLLGRKRYLMASIALFTLSSFLCGTATSLGAMILFRILQGIGGGGLMALSLSILMETFPPEEHGIATAIYGIGTLTAPALGPVLGGWVVNNWSWPWIFFINIPVGILALIMTQVFIEDPSYLQRTTFKEKLDYWGIILVVIGVACLQIVLSKGQDMDWFASTPIAILTVVSAVSLAAFVAIELKSPHPILNLRVFKDACFTSANVISGAAMLVMFSSFIFLPIFLQQLMSYDAFQAGLAVTPLGIVSMFSMMAAGLLVNKINPKIIVVLGILSLATSSLMMSRFNLYVDPNAIIWPVIFMGAGLGMVMVPLVAMMYVTLPKTQVGDASSIFNVLRNIASSMGVAVMVTLLSRRAQFHQFRLIEHLSPFDATYQSYVHQASSLVAAKTGFASELAANGLIYQGLMRQAALFAFTDIFYISAIIMLCMIPLIFLLKRPKHGQGGMMMH from the coding sequence ATGAAGCAGACTAACAAATGGTTGGTGGCTTTAACGGTTGTTATGCCCACGTTTATAGAAGTACTTGATACCTCCGTAGTAAACGTGGCTTTGGACACTATGGGCGGCAGTTTGTCCGCCAGCCTGAACGAGACCACCTGGGTGAGCACCTCTTATCTGATCGCTAATGCCATAATTGTTCCTTTGACTGTTTGGCTCAGCCGGCTTTTGGGCCGGAAACGGTATCTTATGGCTTCCATCGCGCTTTTTACGTTAAGCTCGTTTCTATGCGGCACGGCCACAAGTTTGGGTGCTATGATTTTGTTCAGGATTCTCCAGGGCATAGGTGGCGGCGGGTTGATGGCATTGTCGTTATCCATCTTGATGGAGACATTCCCGCCCGAAGAGCACGGCATAGCCACGGCCATTTACGGCATCGGCACGCTGACCGCTCCGGCCTTGGGTCCGGTCTTAGGCGGTTGGGTGGTCAATAACTGGTCTTGGCCTTGGATATTTTTCATCAATATCCCGGTAGGCATTCTGGCGCTGATTATGACACAGGTTTTTATAGAAGACCCGTCTTATTTACAGAGAACGACCTTCAAGGAGAAACTGGATTATTGGGGCATCATCCTGGTGGTAATCGGCGTCGCCTGCCTGCAAATCGTCTTATCAAAGGGGCAGGATATGGATTGGTTCGCTTCAACGCCCATTGCCATATTGACTGTCGTATCCGCGGTTTCTTTGGCGGCATTTGTTGCCATCGAGCTCAAGAGCCCGCATCCGATACTCAATTTAAGGGTGTTTAAAGACGCCTGTTTCACCTCGGCTAATGTCATTTCCGGCGCTGCTATGCTGGTGATGTTCAGCAGTTTCATATTCCTGCCTATTTTCCTCCAGCAGCTGATGAGTTACGATGCTTTCCAGGCCGGGTTGGCGGTTACGCCTCTGGGCATAGTCAGTATGTTCTCGATGATGGCGGCCGGCTTATTAGTCAACAAGATAAATCCCAAGATTATTGTGGTGCTGGGTATTCTCAGCCTGGCTACCAGCTCGTTGATGATGTCGCGATTCAATCTTTATGTCGACCCCAATGCGATTATCTGGCCGGTAATTTTTATGGGCGCGGGATTGGGCATGGTCATGGTTCCGCTGGTGGCCATGATGTATGTGACCCTGCCCAAGACGCAGGTTGGGGACGCCTCCAGCATTTTTAACGTCTTAAGGAACATCGCCAGCAGTATGGGAGTGGCGGTGATGGTGACGCTTCTGTCCCGGCGCGCCCAATTCCATCAGTTCCGTTTGATTGAACATCTCAGCCCCTTTGATGCCACATACCAATCTTATGTGCACCAGGCATCGAGCCTGGTGGCGGCTAAAACGGGTTTTGCCTCCGAGCTGGCGGCTAACGGGCTCATCTATCAGGGGCTGATGAGGCAGGCCGCCTTGTTTGCTTTCACTGATATTTTTTACATCTCGGCGATTATCATGCTCTGTATGATCCCGCTGATATTCTTGTTAAAGCGCCCCAAGCACGGGCAGGGCGGGATGATGATGCATTAG
- a CDS encoding HlyD family secretion protein — protein sequence MSSINGNKKKWIYGCGAGVLLIGILVSGYVVRGLGRIVTNDAYIEGRIHSISSKIPGTIKAVCAEDNKMVRKGDLLVEIDATDYEIAANLARANLDVQEALFEQAKRDKEREESLYKDKVSSKSQYEKKLTAYSLAAAQLKAAGEQYKIAQRNLEHTRILAPSDGYVTKKSAVAGNQIMPVQPLMAIVALDDIWLVANYKETQLKKFRIGQCVEIKVDSYPGKVFTGKVDSIMAGTGAAFSLFPPENALGNYVKVVQRIPVKIVFDKDTDTEHVLRLGMSCEPTIQTRE from the coding sequence ATGAGTTCGATTAACGGCAATAAGAAAAAATGGATATATGGATGCGGCGCAGGGGTGCTCCTGATCGGCATTCTGGTCAGCGGCTATGTTGTCAGGGGGCTGGGCCGGATTGTTACCAATGACGCCTACATTGAAGGCCGGATACACAGTATTTCCTCTAAGATTCCTGGCACCATCAAGGCGGTCTGTGCCGAAGATAACAAGATGGTCCGGAAGGGCGACTTGCTGGTCGAAATTGACGCCACCGATTACGAAATAGCGGCTAACCTGGCCCGGGCCAATCTCGACGTTCAGGAAGCGTTATTCGAGCAGGCCAAGCGCGACAAGGAGCGGGAGGAATCGCTTTATAAAGACAAGGTTTCGTCCAAGAGCCAGTATGAAAAGAAGCTGACGGCCTACAGCCTGGCCGCTGCCCAGCTCAAGGCGGCCGGGGAGCAATACAAGATTGCCCAACGCAACCTGGAGCATACCCGGATTTTGGCCCCGTCCGACGGCTATGTTACCAAGAAATCCGCGGTAGCCGGCAATCAGATAATGCCCGTTCAACCGCTGATGGCGATTGTGGCGCTGGATGATATCTGGCTGGTGGCCAACTATAAGGAGACGCAATTGAAAAAATTCCGCATTGGTCAGTGTGTTGAAATAAAAGTTGATAGTTACCCCGGCAAGGTGTTTACCGGCAAGGTGGACAGCATCATGGCCGGGACCGGCGCGGCATTTTCCCTCTTCCCTCCGGAAAACGCCCTGGGCAATTATGTCAAGGTGGTCCAGCGCATACCGGTCAAGATTGTTTTTGATAAGGATACCGATACCGAACACGTATTGCGCCTGGGCATGTCTTGCGAGCCGACCATTCAAACCAGAGAATAA
- a CDS encoding TetR/AcrR family transcriptional regulator — translation MTAEKKLPRKGLLERRDRILQAALEIFTEKGFDRTTIDDIADRAGVGKGTVYNRVGRKEDFLELLIQRSAKSTLSNLKSAISKRNDPILQFKEMINVLCDMFEKDIKYFMLLWTQISIQANQRRLDIKESLIIQKDIARLFQIFEDIFNRAIKKKQLRAVDVPVIARTLLQLFDPNYYYYLRSKCNYTKSEIAQLTIGLFLNGLKPGK, via the coding sequence ATGACTGCTGAAAAAAAGTTACCACGCAAAGGCTTACTGGAACGGCGAGACCGGATTCTCCAGGCCGCCCTGGAAATATTCACTGAAAAAGGATTCGACCGCACCACTATCGACGATATCGCCGACCGGGCCGGCGTGGGCAAAGGCACCGTTTACAACCGGGTCGGGCGCAAAGAGGACTTCCTGGAACTCCTAATACAACGCAGCGCCAAAAGCACCCTTAGCAATCTTAAGTCGGCTATCAGTAAAAGAAACGACCCCATCCTGCAATTCAAGGAGATGATCAATGTCTTATGCGATATGTTCGAAAAAGACATAAAATATTTCATGCTTTTGTGGACGCAGATAAGCATACAGGCCAATCAGCGGCGCCTTGATATAAAAGAATCATTGATTATCCAAAAAGATATCGCCAGATTATTCCAAATATTCGAGGATATTTTCAACAGGGCAATCAAGAAAAAGCAGCTGCGCGCGGTCGATGTACCGGTGATTGCCAGAACTCTTTTACAGCTATTCGACCCCAATTATTATTACTACTTGCGTTCGAAATGTAATTACACCAAAAGCGAAATCGCCCAATTAACGATAGGATTGTTTCTGAACGGATTAAAACCGGGAAAATAA
- a CDS encoding MlaD family protein: MQYQTNKIEKLAGIFIFTALLLVTLFLVLNIRDTKLFSRRITLETVLDRGYGVSKGTVVKVNGLAAGMVESMRLDKNNAVWVTMGVSYPFYQNIRRDATAEILEPIAFGSTEINILPGSDKAEPVADGSFIQASVSTGLAKRLDDGFKKVEDTITEFNKTAQSINKATANVEGITGKIDKGDGTLGKLVNDSGLYDSAKQAIDSTQALGASFKELEELIKETKSIAERVDKIAANLESITAKIDRGDGSLSKMLNDAGLYDSAKDAVDSTRSIVESIKQTKIYVGLDENINPEYTNTRFHLKIVPRDTRYFWLGASIINPTDDSHITSDGSNPDGKVAAEFLVAQRLFDKRLTLKAGLMEGRFGGGLDYAPIPQKKEILLLTVEGRSAYAAADFNENAEDPIVRAMVRLKLFKYFHLDIGTNDILNRPGFFAGFGFEYMDEDISKIVGLIGAGK, translated from the coding sequence ATGCAATACCAGACCAATAAGATAGAAAAACTGGCCGGCATATTTATATTCACGGCATTACTGCTGGTGACACTGTTCCTGGTGCTTAATATCAGGGACACCAAGCTGTTCAGCCGGCGCATAACGCTTGAGACCGTGCTGGACCGCGGCTACGGCGTTTCCAAAGGCACGGTGGTCAAGGTCAACGGCCTGGCCGCCGGCATGGTCGAATCGATGCGGTTGGACAAGAACAACGCCGTCTGGGTGACTATGGGCGTGTCTTACCCGTTTTACCAGAACATCCGACGCGATGCCACGGCCGAGATACTCGAGCCCATCGCCTTCGGCAGCACCGAGATAAACATCCTGCCCGGCTCCGACAAGGCCGAGCCTGTGGCCGACGGCAGTTTCATCCAGGCCAGCGTCTCGACCGGGCTGGCCAAGCGGCTTGATGATGGATTCAAGAAGGTCGAAGATACCATCACCGAGTTTAACAAGACGGCTCAGAGCATCAACAAAGCCACGGCTAACGTCGAGGGCATCACCGGCAAGATAGACAAGGGTGACGGCACGCTCGGCAAGCTGGTCAACGACTCAGGTCTTTATGACAGCGCCAAGCAGGCGATAGATTCCACCCAGGCGTTGGGCGCCAGCTTCAAGGAGCTGGAGGAGTTGATAAAAGAGACTAAGTCTATCGCCGAAAGAGTTGACAAGATAGCGGCCAATCTGGAATCCATCACCGCCAAGATAGACCGGGGCGACGGCAGCCTGAGCAAGATGCTCAACGACGCCGGTCTGTATGACAGTGCCAAGGATGCGGTCGATTCCACCCGGTCCATCGTTGAAAGCATCAAGCAGACCAAGATATACGTCGGGCTGGACGAGAACATCAATCCCGAATACACCAACACCAGATTTCATCTCAAGATAGTTCCGCGCGATACACGCTATTTCTGGTTGGGCGCGTCCATCATCAACCCGACTGATGACAGCCACATCACCTCGGACGGCAGTAACCCGGACGGTAAGGTGGCGGCCGAGTTCCTTGTCGCCCAGAGGCTATTTGATAAGCGGCTGACGCTTAAGGCCGGGTTGATGGAAGGGCGTTTCGGTGGAGGGCTGGACTACGCGCCCATACCTCAGAAAAAGGAGATACTCCTGCTTACGGTCGAAGGCCGGAGCGCCTACGCCGCCGCCGACTTTAACGAGAACGCCGAGGACCCCATAGTCCGGGCCATGGTCCGGCTCAAGCTCTTCAAATACTTCCACCTCGATATCGGCACCAACGATATCCTCAACCGCCCCGGATTCTTCGCCGGGTTCGGCTTCGAGTATATGGACGAGGACATCAGCAAAATCGTCGGCCTCATCGGGGCGGGGAAATAG
- a CDS encoding ATP-binding cassette domain-containing protein: MAESEFYIQLENVTYRRGGVVLLNNVSFGLVAGEFASLGGSDISGKSSLLKLCIGLIKPDSGTVLVNGRPINELSYDQLQEFRHKTGFVFQSGVLLSNLNIRDNVALPLRYHTQLGERDIDKQVDKYLELLNITVYAKERPAGLPDEIKLMASLARALIVGPRLLMLDEFFDSVSGFRGEKAVQHLKDIKNATKMTGISTTKTVNLLTSFVEEPLIDCIMLIEAGGIVEEGRCQAVREKLMKKLM, translated from the coding sequence ATGGCCGAATCCGAATTTTATATCCAGCTGGAAAATGTCACATATCGGCGCGGTGGGGTGGTGCTGCTTAACAACGTCTCCTTCGGCCTGGTGGCCGGCGAGTTTGCTTCTCTGGGCGGTTCTGACATCTCTGGCAAGTCGTCGCTCCTGAAGTTGTGCATCGGGTTAATCAAACCGGACAGCGGCACCGTTCTGGTCAACGGCCGTCCGATAAACGAGTTGTCTTATGATCAGCTCCAGGAATTCCGGCACAAGACCGGTTTTGTTTTCCAGAGCGGCGTTCTGCTTAGCAACCTTAATATCCGGGATAACGTCGCTTTGCCCCTGCGTTATCACACTCAACTGGGCGAGCGGGACATAGATAAACAGGTTGATAAATATCTTGAACTCTTAAATATTACCGTGTATGCTAAAGAGCGTCCGGCCGGCCTGCCGGATGAGATTAAGCTGATGGCCAGCCTGGCCCGGGCGCTGATTGTCGGGCCGCGCCTACTGATGCTTGACGAGTTCTTCGACTCGGTCAGCGGTTTCCGGGGTGAAAAGGCCGTCCAGCACCTCAAGGATATCAAGAATGCCACCAAGATGACCGGCATATCCACGACCAAGACGGTCAACCTGCTGACCTCGTTCGTGGAGGAGCCGTTGATAGACTGCATTATGCTTATCGAGGCCGGCGGCATTGTCGAAGAAGGACGCTGCCAGGCGGTGCGAGAGAAGCTGATGAAGAAATTGATGTAA
- a CDS encoding ABC transporter permease yields MGNIFSWIGRLTLSSFGYFYSILAQTYLVIRTAWLEKRHQKPFPAQNTALQVYFTGVQALGIIILAGLVVGAAVIVELSTILPTFGAGKYVERLSVITLIRELIPIITALIIIGRSGTAMASELGTMRLNREIDLLESLGINIDYHLLLPRIMGTVIATVALTVIFNAVALGGGFVIARFVASGSHSFIFGKLLAAVNFDDVMISLAKSLVFGWVIAVVNCNQGLSVRKSFTEVPQATTRGVVNSIIICFVLSIFISLYIFPEFSI; encoded by the coding sequence ATGGGCAACATATTCAGTTGGATAGGGCGCCTGACTCTGTCATCTTTCGGATATTTTTACTCCATCCTGGCACAGACTTACCTGGTCATTCGTACTGCTTGGCTTGAGAAGCGGCATCAGAAGCCGTTTCCGGCCCAGAACACCGCGCTCCAGGTCTACTTTACCGGAGTCCAGGCGCTGGGTATTATCATCCTGGCCGGGCTGGTGGTCGGCGCGGCCGTCATCGTCGAGCTCTCGACCATCCTGCCCACCTTCGGTGCCGGCAAGTATGTTGAGCGGCTATCTGTGATTACGCTCATCCGAGAGCTTATCCCCATCATCACCGCGCTGATAATCATCGGCCGTTCCGGTACGGCCATGGCCAGTGAGTTGGGCACCATGCGTCTCAATCGTGAAATCGATCTGCTCGAAAGCTTGGGTATCAACATCGATTACCACCTGCTCTTGCCCCGGATTATGGGCACGGTTATCGCCACGGTCGCGCTGACCGTTATCTTCAATGCCGTGGCGCTGGGCGGCGGGTTTGTCATCGCCCGGTTCGTGGCGTCCGGCTCGCACAGCTTTATTTTCGGCAAGCTGCTGGCCGCCGTCAACTTCGACGATGTGATGATATCCCTGGCCAAATCTCTGGTTTTCGGCTGGGTCATCGCCGTGGTTAACTGCAACCAGGGACTGTCCGTCCGCAAATCATTTACCGAGGTTCCCCAGGCCACCACCCGCGGCGTGGTTAACTCTATTATTATCTGTTTTGTGCTGAGCATATTTATTTCATTATACATATTCCCGGAGTTTAGTATCTGA